The nucleotide sequence CTCATCATCGAGTTCATCACGGGATCAACCCGCAATACATCAACAAGAATTACGGGGGTATGTTTATCTTCTTTGACAAATGGTTTCGAACATTCCAACCGGAAACGGAGGAAGCGGTCTTCGGAATCACGACACAACTCAAAAGTTTTAATCCGCTTTGGGCCAATTTTCATTATTGGGTGGAAATGTTCGAGCTCGGAAAAAATTCCAGAGGCTGGAAGGATCGGATAAGAATTCTTTTTGCGAACCCGGGATGGAAGCCGAAAACCTTTGTTGGGCCTGAACAAAGAAGGATCAACCATTTTGGAACATTAAAAAAATATGATGTAATTTTGCCGAAGGGATTGAGGATCTATTCCATTCTTTGGTCCTGTATTACGCTGTTCGGATCATATTTAGCGCTACTTTTCTCTTCCGAAATACCTACTTCGATTTTACATGCGATTTTTTTTATGAGCATTCTTTCCTTCGCTTGTATCGGAGGAATTTGCGATCTCAGAAGATGGGTTCTATACGCGGAGCCGATTCGATTGCTGTATCTCTTTTATCTAACCGTTACTCTCTTCGGCGATTCTAAGACTGCGTATTTGATTTCAGGTTTTTTTCTGCTTTCATGGGTTTGGCTGTTGAAAAACCGAGAATCTTTCGGAATGGACAAAGGACAAGGGATCGGGAACGAATTATTGGAAGAAAATTGATTCTATTTTTTAAACTCTACTTGAATCGTATTTTGCGATTTTTCCTGAGGAATTCCAAAACTCCCCTTGTAAAGCCCGTCCTTACGCATAAAGGAAATGGAATGTTCTTTCTCTTCTTCTATCAATTCTATGGAATAGAATTTTATACCATTTCTTTCTGTCTCGATTAAAGGATTTCCGTCAATTTTCGGGAAATCTACGAGAAGAGGGGATTTCCCGAAACCTCTGTTTTCTTGACCGTTTAGAATTTCGCTGATCTCACGATAGAATGAGAATTGCAACCGTATCGTTTTATTCTCTCTTTGAATCCGTATATCCGCAAAGATATGGTTTCTTTCCGGATCGACTCTCTGTCGATCCAGACAAAAGAGATGAGGTAAGATCAAAGAGGCAAAACAAATCCATCTTAAAATTATCATTTCACTAACGGATATTCTTTAAATACAAAGGAAACCGGAATTCCGATAGAGTTTGTTCGAGAGTTTTTCAACGGATAAATTCCTTCACGACTTTGATCGTTTCTTGAGGATTTTCTTCTTGGGGAGTATGTCCGAGGTCTTCAAAAAAAACCAAACGACTTCCTGCGATGTCCTTATGAAACTTTTCCGCGTTGATCGGCGGTTGAAGACGATCTTTTTTTCCCCAGAGAATCAGCGTTGGGATTCGCACCTCTGGAATACGTTTTTCTAATATTCCGGATTCTGAAACCAACGTTCTTTGAAATTGTCCGAGAGCCTTTCTGTTCCCTTCTCTCAAAGCAAGTTCGAAAAAACGATCCACCTTTTCTTCGGTGACTTTCGAAGGATTTCCGTAGGTGTTTTTTACGCTCGACTCGACCAACTTCCTAGGCAATATCTTATTGAGAAGATTGTTTAAGACTGGAATTCTCGCGATTCGAAAGGCGATCGGAACCGAAAGTGATTCCAGTCTATATCCGCCCGCGTCCAAAAGGACTAATTTTTGATATCGACTGGGTTGTTCCAACGCAGTACGCCAAGCGATATTGCCTCCGAAAGAACTTCCGATGAGAATGGCGCGTTTTACTTTAAGACGATCTAATATAGAGATAACGAATTCGATGTATCGTTGCATCGAATAATCTTGGTTCAAGGCGGGTCCCGTTAAACCGAAGCCCGGTAAGTCAAAACGAATCACTCGTCTTGTGGTTTTGAGTTCCTCGGACCAACCGTCCCAGGTGTGAAGAGAGGAGGCTCCTCCGTGGATCAGCACGAGTGGAATCGGATCTTCTTTCGGTCCTTCGTCCCTAAGGTGGACCCTAAGGCCGTTTAACTCGATAAAGGTGGATGGTTTTTGGGCCCATCGAGCTTGTAATTCCTGGACCGTCCTATCCGATTCCCAAGTAAATACAATGAGAAGAAGAATTGCGGACAATAAAGACGCAATGATTCCCAGTGTGATTTTTTTGATCAGTTTCAATTTCCTACCCATACTCGTTCCCTTCGGATTCAATGTTATTCTGAATTGTTAAACGAATCAGTCGAAAAGTTCTCGCAAGGACGAAGACGACGGATCGGTTTTTCTTATTGAAATACATTATGAAATAAAAATATAGAATTTTAATGCGACTCTTCGTTTCGTATCTCGATCGCCAACCGAAAAATTTCAGTCTCGAATTTTCCTTTCAGTCCGGTATTTCCGCAATTTTGTTCACGTCTTCACCGCAGACCAATACGAATTCACTTTGCGAACCTTTGAGTCTGCTTTCCAGATAAGGTTTGTATTCTTCCGATTCGTAGAATTTCTGCGCGGCGTCTTTCGATGGCCATTCAATGATAAGAAAAAGTTGCGGGAGTTTTCTTTCACCTTCCATCTTTTCTACGTTACCCGTTCGAGCCAGGTATTTGCCTCCGAAATTTTCCACCATCTTGGTGACGTTACGGACATAGGCGGGAATCCACCGAACGCTTGTTATATTGATTTCAGCGACTGAATAGTATTTCATGATAGTAGATCCGTTTTAGATTGGAAAACACTTTTTCCGATTCTTACAAAAGTCAAGATATTCACAGGAAAAATACAAACCTTTCTTATTGTCGAACACAGTAGATTCCATGCTGAGTGTCGCAACCACTTGCCGAAAAATATCCTCGATCGATAAAGTAGGTCGAGAATTCTTCCGGATAGCCGATCGATCCGTATGTAGTTCCTATTGCGGTGCTTGTCCAATCAAAACAACTTCGTACATCTCCCGGCAACCAGGTTCCGGGAGAGCCGGGTGTATCGATTCGAATTCCTGTAAAAGTGTATGTGTTAGGCGGTCGAGTTCCATCGACGATGATCCGATTGGTAAGTGTTCCCGTATAAATCGCTTGAGAGTCGGTTTTGAATGCAAGAACGCTGTCGTTCGGATTCAGAGTGCTTTTTTTGATATTGAGATAATTCGTGTTCGGATATAAGACCCAATTCTTCGTCAAATTTCTTTCACCGGATTCATCCATGATCACCGCTTTGTATTCACTCGGGCTTCCGAAGGCGGAAGGTAAAACTGCCGCCGCATTTTGACACAGAGTATCCGCTCCCGCAACTCCACCGATATTTCCGTTGGTTAGAACGCCCGCAATATTGTAGAGTTCGAATATATAGCAAGGCCCTTTGTCGGTGGCACAGGTGGATACGTTGGTAGACGGGAGATTCGAAGAAGAATTAAAAAAACGTGCAGGTTCGATTAGCGCGATCAACGGATTTTTAAGCGCATCCGTTGATAGTCTTTCCGCTTCATTACAGGAAACGAAGAATACGAGAAGAATGGAAATAGAAACGGGAAAATTCGTGGATTCATTTCTCATCGTTTTTTAACCAAGCGAACCCCTGGCTTCATTTATCAAAACAAATTCATAAATGATGATTAAACAAAAAAACGAGATATCGGAATTTGGAAAGCCGAGTTTGGAATCAACGTTACAAATCAGGGAACGAAGCGCCGCGCCTCTTTCCTGGCGGTACCTCTTTTTTTTTAATAGATTCTAAGTGGCGCGGAGTGATTCTTCTTCGATCCTTCGTGCAATGGGATCTTTCGTTCTTTACCGGATCATTCTTTTTTCGTCAATTCTCCCGATTGAACGTCCAGTTCTAAGATGATTCCTGATAGGTTTTCGCTTTTTTCGGTTAAGGAAGCCATGGAGGTTTGAAGGTCGTTGATTGAACTTACGATCGCTCGAAGTCCGACCCTTTGTTCTTTCGATGCCAATTCGATTTCCGATGATAGTGATTTCAGATAATCTAAGTTGGAGAAGAATTGAGAATTGATCGAAGTCTGTTCGCGAAAGAGCTGTGTGAATTCTTCGAAATGGGAAACGAAATCGTGAAAGAGGGAATCCTGTTCTTGAAAACGTTCGGCGGTTATTTCCGCGGATTTTTGTCCCGAGGAAACATGATTCGTGGATTTTTTGATGATGTCGGAGATCAAATCGGCGTTTCGCGCGCTACTTTCGGCGAGTTTAGAAACTTCTTGTGCAACAACCGCGAAACCTTTTCCCGCGCTTCCCGCTCTTGCGGCTTCGATCGAAGCGTTTAAGGAAAGAAGGTTCGTTCGATCGGCCACTTCGGACATGATTTGATTTACGTCGCTCACGCTTTTAAACGAATCTCCGAGGGCGAACAAAGAAAGAGAAAGTTCTTTTACAAAGCCGTTAACTGCGGAACCTGCGTTTCTCACTTTATCCAAACTTTGATTGAGGTGATGATTGAAAGATGTGATACGTTCTATGATCGATTTGAGGTTTTGACTGTGTACGACGAGGTTCTCGATATTCTGAAATTGATTCTGCACGGTTTCGGCCGAACTTTCAGTCTGCGCTTGAAATTCTTCCATCGTGGAACTGATCTCTTCGAAGGAGGAGGCGTGATCGGAAACGATTTGAGTAAAATCGTTCATAAAGTCCCTTAGGTTCTGAGAAGAAGTTCTTAAATAACCCGCCGACTCACGCATCTTATTCGTTTTTTCGTTCATTATGGTTTGTGAATGTTCTAATTCCCTTTGTCTTCTTTCCGAGTTCTGAACCAACTTCAAAAAGAGACTGACAAGAAAACGAACGATCATAGAGGCAGTGAACAGAAAAATGATTTTCATAACCTGCTCCGATAAAGAGGCAAAACCGGCGGAGGCGGCCAACAATGGATCGTCGACCATCTGTAAACCGTATTGTGCCGCGACGATGATGACGATCGATTGAGTTAAGGACGTAACCAACCCCATAACTAAAACGAATCCGGGTGATAGAAGAAGGCCGGAACAAATAATATATAGATAGGCGATCCCGTAAAAAATCTGCCCTTTGACGATCACTCCCGAGTTTTGAGGAACGTCCGCCGCAACGACGATCATCGTAGAAAACAGACTTAAAACATCCAAAATCATAAATAATTGACTTTGCCTTTCTGAAATTTTACCGTGAACTTTTATTTTATAAAAACTGTAAAGGGCGTACAACAACATACTCGACACGCCTAAAAGATAAAATGTGTTCTGAGTAACCGTACTCCGTTGCCACGAAGCTATTATGGAAACGTAAAATAGTACGATTAGGATCAATCGTATCCAATTGATATAAGCAGGACCGGAAGCGATGATCTCTCGATCCGTTGGATGAATTTTAGAATCTCTTGAA is from Leptospira stimsonii and encodes:
- a CDS encoding sterol desaturase family protein is translated as MERNLVILFIPFLFLFIAIEMGFSSLRNRKLYRLGDSLNNFATGILNQIFIIVFHSITIWGYLWIYSCWRIFDLPAWPGQTVPWISMWDFFGIPEAYLSLGIVALTWVACLFFYELAYYWNHRFSHEMNFLWAGHIVHHQSEEYNLGVAFRQASFRGLFTWVFYLPLAFIGFPPIVMGLVAQLSLIYQFLIHVRWIQRLPRWFEAFFNAPSHHRVHHGINPQYINKNYGGMFIFFDKWFRTFQPETEEAVFGITTQLKSFNPLWANFHYWVEMFELGKNSRGWKDRIRILFANPGWKPKTFVGPEQRRINHFGTLKKYDVILPKGLRIYSILWSCITLFGSYLALLFSSEIPTSILHAIFFMSILSFACIGGICDLRRWVLYAEPIRLLYLFYLTVTLFGDSKTAYLISGFFLLSWVWLLKNRESFGMDKGQGIGNELLEEN
- a CDS encoding DUF1554 domain-containing protein, with protein sequence MRNESTNFPVSISILLVFFVSCNEAERLSTDALKNPLIALIEPARFFNSSSNLPSTNVSTCATDKGPCYIFELYNIAGVLTNGNIGGVAGADTLCQNAAAVLPSAFGSPSEYKAVIMDESGERNLTKNWVLYPNTNYLNIKKSTLNPNDSVLAFKTDSQAIYTGTLTNRIIVDGTRPPNTYTFTGIRIDTPGSPGTWLPGDVRSCFDWTSTAIGTTYGSIGYPEEFSTYFIDRGYFSASGCDTQHGIYCVRQ
- a CDS encoding alpha/beta fold hydrolase: MGRKLKLIKKITLGIIASLLSAILLLIVFTWESDRTVQELQARWAQKPSTFIELNGLRVHLRDEGPKEDPIPLVLIHGGASSLHTWDGWSEELKTTRRVIRFDLPGFGLTGPALNQDYSMQRYIEFVISILDRLKVKRAILIGSSFGGNIAWRTALEQPSRYQKLVLLDAGGYRLESLSVPIAFRIARIPVLNNLLNKILPRKLVESSVKNTYGNPSKVTEEKVDRFFELALREGNRKALGQFQRTLVSESGILEKRIPEVRIPTLILWGKKDRLQPPINAEKFHKDIAGSRLVFFEDLGHTPQEENPQETIKVVKEFIR
- a CDS encoding DUF1330 domain-containing protein, translated to MKYYSVAEINITSVRWIPAYVRNVTKMVENFGGKYLARTGNVEKMEGERKLPQLFLIIEWPSKDAAQKFYESEEYKPYLESRLKGSQSEFVLVCGEDVNKIAEIPD
- a CDS encoding methyl-accepting chemotaxis protein — translated: MLSRDSKIHPTDREIIASGPAYINWIRLILIVLFYVSIIASWQRSTVTQNTFYLLGVSSMLLYALYSFYKIKVHGKISERQSQLFMILDVLSLFSTMIVVAADVPQNSGVIVKGQIFYGIAYLYIICSGLLLSPGFVLVMGLVTSLTQSIVIIVAAQYGLQMVDDPLLAASAGFASLSEQVMKIIFLFTASMIVRFLVSLFLKLVQNSERRQRELEHSQTIMNEKTNKMRESAGYLRTSSQNLRDFMNDFTQIVSDHASSFEEISSTMEEFQAQTESSAETVQNQFQNIENLVVHSQNLKSIIERITSFNHHLNQSLDKVRNAGSAVNGFVKELSLSLFALGDSFKSVSDVNQIMSEVADRTNLLSLNASIEAARAGSAGKGFAVVAQEVSKLAESSARNADLISDIIKKSTNHVSSGQKSAEITAERFQEQDSLFHDFVSHFEEFTQLFREQTSINSQFFSNLDYLKSLSSEIELASKEQRVGLRAIVSSINDLQTSMASLTEKSENLSGIILELDVQSGELTKKE